A part of bacterium genomic DNA contains:
- a CDS encoding DMT family transporter, with amino-acid sequence MERTLHRARGNPRLGLLLALATVLLWGFLSIALKLLLVGGMDAVTITWYRLTASALLLAAFQAWRGQLPVLNRLGARGWLLLGVALVGLVGNYVLFVLALDYVPPATAQLVIQLAPILFLLGGLAIFREAFSARQWLGLVVLIAGILLFFNDRLAALVRLSGTEATGVAIVAVAAVVWAAYALAQKQLLVSLSSANILLLIYIGAAVLLLPLATPGQVAELGRFELALLAFGIVNTLAAYGCFAEALEHWEASRVSAVISLTPLVTILAVYAILAAWPEAEIGARLDALGMAGALLIVAGSMMTALGSRSEEVEALDLE; translated from the coding sequence CGCCCGCGGCAATCCGCGCTTGGGTCTTCTGCTGGCCCTGGCAACCGTGCTGCTTTGGGGTTTCCTGTCGATCGCGCTCAAGCTGCTTCTGGTCGGAGGGATGGATGCCGTCACCATCACCTGGTATCGACTCACCGCCTCCGCGCTCCTGCTGGCAGCTTTCCAGGCCTGGCGAGGTCAACTCCCGGTGCTGAACCGTCTCGGCGCTAGAGGCTGGCTCCTGCTGGGCGTGGCGCTAGTGGGCCTGGTGGGCAACTATGTCCTGTTTGTTCTGGCGCTGGACTACGTGCCGCCGGCGACGGCACAGCTGGTGATCCAGCTGGCACCGATTCTGTTCTTGCTCGGCGGTCTGGCGATCTTTCGGGAGGCTTTCAGCGCTCGGCAGTGGCTGGGTCTGGTCGTGCTCATCGCCGGAATCCTGTTGTTTTTCAACGATCGCCTGGCGGCGCTGGTTCGGCTCTCGGGCACCGAGGCCACGGGAGTCGCGATCGTGGCGGTCGCGGCGGTCGTCTGGGCGGCCTACGCCCTGGCCCAGAAACAGCTTCTAGTGAGTCTCTCTTCCGCGAATATTCTGCTCCTGATCTACATAGGTGCGGCGGTTCTCTTGCTGCCGCTCGCGACTCCCGGTCAGGTGGCCGAGCTGGGTCGTTTCGAGCTCGCCTTGCTGGCATTCGGCATCGTCAACACACTGGCGGCGTACGGGTGCTTCGCCGAGGCGCTCGAGCATTGGGAAGCGTCCAGGGTCAGCGCCGTGATCTCGCTGACGCCGCTGGTCACGATCCTCGCGGTCTACGCGATCCTGGCGGCATGGCCAGAGGCCGAGATCGGCGCACGGCTCGATGCCCTCGGCATGGCGGGAGCGCTCTTGATCGTTGCGGGCTCCATGATGACCGCACTCGGTAGCCGGTCGGAAGAGGTCGAGGCGCTGGACTTGGAGTAG